A stretch of Imperialibacter roseus DNA encodes these proteins:
- the nadD gene encoding nicotinate (nicotinamide) nucleotide adenylyltransferase — MDIGLYFGSFNPIHVGHLIIANTMLENTEIEEVWFVVSPQNPLKKRSNLEHEFDRFDLVQAAIHDNYHFKATDVEFHMPKPSYTVDTLAYLTDKLPQHKFKLIIGEDNLASFPKWKNFNVILENHGLLVYPRPQSNPSGLKDHPNVKIVDAPLLDISATFIRKQIKMGKSVKYLIPDSVNEMIERKKLYL; from the coding sequence TTGGATATCGGTCTCTATTTTGGTTCATTCAATCCTATCCATGTTGGGCACCTCATTATTGCCAACACTATGTTGGAGAATACCGAAATTGAAGAGGTGTGGTTTGTTGTCAGCCCTCAGAACCCACTGAAGAAGCGAAGCAACCTGGAGCATGAGTTTGACAGGTTTGACCTGGTGCAGGCGGCTATACACGACAACTATCATTTCAAAGCCACTGATGTCGAGTTTCATATGCCCAAACCCAGCTATACAGTGGATACCCTGGCATATTTAACCGACAAGCTCCCGCAGCATAAATTCAAGCTGATAATAGGGGAGGACAATCTCGCCTCTTTTCCTAAATGGAAAAATTTTAATGTCATTTTAGAGAACCACGGGCTGCTCGTGTACCCACGGCCCCAGTCGAATCCGTCAGGCCTCAAAGATCATCCAAATGTGAAAATTGTTGATGCTCCTTTACTGGACATATCGGCCACATTCATTCGGAAACAAATAAAAATGGGCAAGTCGGTGAAGTACCTGATCCCCGACAGCGTGAATGAAATGATAGAACGGAAGAAGCTTTATCTGTGA
- the gmk gene encoding guanylate kinase, whose protein sequence is MRKAIIFTAPSGSGKTTLVKHLLDHIPSLAFSISATTRKPRNQEVNGKDYYFLSFSDFQSKIERDEFIEWEEVYNGSFYGTLKEEIDRIWALGKDVIFDVEVHGALNLKKYFEDDALAVFVKVPDLSTLQERLQKRDTETVDTLEKRLQKAKYEMTFEKRLDVTVLNDDLQKAKDMSLQIVKDFLA, encoded by the coding sequence ATGCGCAAAGCAATTATTTTTACTGCTCCGTCAGGTTCTGGTAAAACAACTCTGGTAAAACATCTTTTAGATCATATCCCTTCCCTTGCCTTTTCTATTTCGGCCACAACAAGGAAACCTCGAAACCAGGAGGTGAATGGAAAAGACTATTACTTTCTCTCGTTTAGCGATTTTCAGAGTAAAATTGAACGGGACGAATTTATAGAATGGGAGGAGGTCTACAACGGATCTTTTTACGGCACACTCAAAGAAGAGATAGACAGAATATGGGCTTTGGGAAAAGATGTTATTTTTGATGTGGAGGTGCACGGTGCGCTCAACCTCAAGAAATACTTTGAAGACGATGCCCTGGCGGTATTTGTGAAAGTGCCTGATTTAAGCACCCTTCAGGAACGACTTCAAAAGCGTGACACAGAAACAGTAGACACGCTCGAAAAGCGCCTCCAGAAGGCTAAATATGAAATGACCTTCGAAAAGCGACTGGATGTGACCGTGCTCAATGATGACCTGCAGAAGGCTAAAGACATGTCGCTCCAAATTGTGAAAGATTTTTTAGCTTAG
- a CDS encoding zf-HC2 domain-containing protein yields MEQSSAKEGCKESVKCIEILHLLLDNEASPTQEDYLRSHLDSCLPCLKNYKVEAEIRNILRTKLEKREVPADLLNAIKSKISVSLAPEG; encoded by the coding sequence ATGGAACAAAGTTCTGCAAAGGAAGGCTGCAAGGAGTCAGTGAAATGTATTGAAATTTTGCATCTGCTACTTGATAATGAGGCGTCGCCAACTCAGGAGGATTATTTGCGGAGTCACCTCGACAGCTGCCTGCCCTGTTTAAAAAACTACAAAGTTGAAGCGGAGATTAGAAACATCTTGCGTACTAAGCTTGAGAAGCGTGAAGTCCCTGCAGATTTGCTCAACGCCATAAAATCGAAAATTTCTGTTTCTCTTGCCCCTGAAGGTTAA
- a CDS encoding sigma-70 family RNA polymerase sigma factor, which yields MEGPKRHSYSDSKKMKIFNGEFLPHIDSMYNFAYRLTFDDDEAKDLVQETYFKAFRFIDSFQEGTNAKAWLFRILKNSFINDFRKKSKEPAKVDYQEVETYYNSDDVDEHITVDLRVDALQNMIGDEVSNALNALDVDFRTVIILCDLEGFTYEEMAKILDIPIGTVRSRLHRARNLLKEKLKSYAQTMGYK from the coding sequence ATGGAAGGGCCAAAGCGGCACAGCTATAGTGACTCAAAGAAGATGAAAATCTTTAACGGGGAATTTTTGCCGCATATTGACTCGATGTACAATTTTGCCTACCGTCTTACTTTTGACGACGATGAGGCAAAGGATCTTGTGCAGGAAACTTATTTTAAAGCTTTTCGATTTATAGATTCCTTTCAGGAAGGAACCAACGCCAAGGCGTGGTTGTTCCGAATCTTGAAGAACAGCTTCATCAACGACTTCAGGAAGAAAAGTAAGGAGCCTGCCAAAGTTGATTATCAGGAAGTTGAAACTTATTACAACTCAGATGATGTTGATGAACATATAACGGTCGACCTGCGAGTAGACGCTCTGCAAAACATGATTGGTGACGAGGTCTCCAATGCGCTGAATGCGCTGGACGTTGACTTCAGAACAGTAATCATACTTTGTGACCTGGAAGGTTTTACCTACGAGGAGATGGCGAAAATTCTCGACATCCCGATAGGTACCGTGAGATCGAGATTGCACAGAGCCAGAAATCTACTGAAGGAGAAGCTAAAATCATATGCTCAGACAATGGGCTACAAATAA
- the ahcY gene encoding adenosylhomocysteinase, producing the protein MIETSLNYKVKDISLADWGRKEIRLAEAEMPGLMALREEYGVSKPLKGARIAGCLHMTIQTAVLIETLVELGADVTWSSCNIFSTQDHAAAAIAAAGVPVFAWKGMNAEEFDWCIEQTLFFGEDRKPLNMILDDGGDLTNMVLDKYPEMVPGIKGLSEETTTGVHRLYERMKKGTLPMPAINVNDSVTKSKFDNKYGCRESLVDAIRRATDVMMAGKVAVVAGFGDVGKGSAESLKSCGVRVIVSEIDPICALQAAMEGYEVKKMATAVKEADIIVTATGNKDIIKEEHFRSMKDKAIVCNIGHFDNEIDMAWLNSNYGQTKVVIKPQVDLYNIEGSEILVLAEGRLVNLGCATGHPSFVMSNSFTNQVLAQLELWTNTDKYENAVYTLPKHLDEKVARLHLAKIGCELDTLSPDQAEYIGVSLEGPYKPDYYRY; encoded by the coding sequence ATGATTGAAACAAGTCTTAATTACAAAGTAAAAGACATTTCACTGGCCGATTGGGGCAGGAAAGAAATCCGTCTGGCAGAAGCCGAAATGCCTGGTTTGATGGCACTTCGGGAAGAATATGGCGTTTCCAAGCCTCTTAAAGGAGCCCGTATAGCAGGTTGTTTGCATATGACCATTCAAACAGCCGTTCTTATTGAAACGCTGGTTGAACTGGGTGCAGATGTTACCTGGTCTTCCTGTAATATCTTTTCTACACAGGATCATGCCGCCGCTGCTATTGCCGCCGCTGGTGTTCCCGTGTTTGCATGGAAAGGCATGAATGCCGAAGAGTTTGACTGGTGTATCGAGCAGACACTATTTTTTGGTGAGGACAGGAAACCTCTCAATATGATCCTTGACGATGGTGGCGACCTTACCAATATGGTGCTGGACAAATACCCTGAGATGGTACCAGGCATTAAAGGTCTTTCTGAGGAAACTACCACAGGTGTTCACCGCTTGTATGAAAGAATGAAAAAGGGCACCTTGCCCATGCCTGCGATCAATGTGAACGACTCTGTGACCAAGTCTAAATTTGACAATAAATATGGTTGCCGTGAGTCGTTGGTGGATGCCATTCGCAGAGCTACCGACGTGATGATGGCCGGTAAAGTGGCTGTTGTTGCTGGATTTGGTGACGTAGGAAAAGGTTCCGCCGAGTCGCTTAAGAGCTGTGGTGTCAGGGTGATCGTATCTGAGATCGACCCTATCTGCGCTTTGCAGGCAGCTATGGAAGGGTACGAAGTAAAGAAAATGGCCACTGCCGTTAAAGAAGCTGATATCATCGTAACCGCTACAGGCAACAAGGACATCATCAAAGAAGAGCACTTCAGAAGCATGAAGGACAAGGCTATTGTTTGTAACATTGGCCACTTTGACAATGAAATTGACATGGCATGGCTAAACAGCAACTACGGTCAGACAAAAGTTGTAATAAAGCCGCAAGTAGACCTTTACAATATCGAAGGATCAGAGATACTTGTTTTGGCTGAAGGGCGTTTGGTGAACCTTGGTTGTGCCACTGGTCACCCATCGTTTGTAATGTCAAATAGCTTTACCAATCAGGTGTTGGCGCAATTGGAGCTTTGGACAAATACCGACAAGTACGAAAATGCGGTGTACACATTGCCTAAGCACCTCGACGAGAAGGTAGCAAGGCTGCACCTGGCTAAAATTGGTTGCGAACTTGATACACTTAGCCCCGATCAGGCCGAATACATAGGGGTTTCTCTTGAAGGCCCATACAAGCCTGATTATTACCGTTACTAA
- a CDS encoding biotin--[acetyl-CoA-carboxylase] ligase has product MHKIFSKNLFIGKKVVYLPKCHSTNSIATQLAEIEHVNEGAVVIADEQLAGRGQRGNSWESEPGKNIMMSVVLKPTFLKPSQQFFLNIIVSIAVKKTLSEFGLENVKVKWPNDIYAGNKKITGILIESTLKGSMIETSVVGVGLNVNQLVFTSEKATSMALEVGNDLDKELVLEKLSRNIESIYLQLKGGASEKLKADYLKSMIGWGERRSYREKEGTFEGEILGVSELGKLKVERGGNVREYDLKEIEFLWK; this is encoded by the coding sequence TTGCACAAAATTTTCTCCAAAAATCTCTTTATCGGCAAAAAGGTGGTTTACCTGCCAAAATGTCACTCAACCAACTCGATAGCTACACAATTGGCCGAAATAGAGCATGTCAACGAAGGTGCAGTTGTGATAGCCGACGAGCAATTGGCAGGCCGGGGCCAAAGAGGCAACTCCTGGGAGTCGGAGCCAGGTAAAAACATCATGATGTCGGTGGTGCTGAAGCCCACTTTCTTAAAGCCTTCACAGCAGTTTTTTTTAAACATCATTGTATCAATCGCAGTTAAAAAGACGCTAAGCGAATTTGGGCTTGAGAATGTAAAAGTCAAATGGCCTAATGATATATATGCAGGCAACAAGAAAATTACCGGCATCCTGATTGAAAGCACGCTGAAAGGAAGCATGATCGAAACTTCAGTTGTGGGAGTAGGCTTAAATGTGAATCAACTGGTATTTACCTCAGAGAAAGCAACCTCAATGGCGCTTGAAGTGGGAAACGACCTGGACAAGGAGCTTGTGCTGGAGAAGCTGTCCCGGAATATTGAGTCTATATATCTTCAGCTCAAAGGTGGCGCCTCTGAAAAACTGAAGGCAGACTATTTGAAGTCCATGATTGGATGGGGTGAGCGGCGGTCATACCGTGAAAAAGAGGGGACGTTTGAGGGCGAAATTCTTGGCGTTTCTGAACTTGGAAAACTTAAGGTCGAGCGAGGCGGGAACGTAAGGGAGTACGACTTAAAAGAGATAGAGTTCTTATGGAAGTAG
- the rsfS gene encoding ribosome silencing factor, protein MTVKKGKMPVEPKTVELNDLVVQGMAEKKAHDIVVLDLRNVKNAVADYFIICSGNSDTQIDAICDSVEEFVFKASKQSPWKKEGKQNKEWILLDYIDVVAHIFKKDKRDFYSLEELWGDAVITPVESSSI, encoded by the coding sequence ATGACAGTAAAAAAGGGCAAAATGCCAGTTGAACCTAAAACGGTTGAACTCAATGATTTGGTGGTGCAGGGAATGGCAGAAAAGAAAGCCCACGACATAGTAGTTTTGGATCTGAGAAATGTGAAAAATGCTGTAGCTGATTATTTCATTATCTGTTCTGGCAACTCGGACACTCAAATAGATGCCATTTGTGATTCTGTAGAAGAATTCGTTTTTAAAGCTTCAAAACAGTCCCCCTGGAAAAAAGAAGGCAAGCAAAACAAAGAGTGGATCCTTTTGGATTACATAGATGTGGTAGCTCACATATTCAAAAAAGATAAGCGTGATTTCTATTCGCTGGAAGAGCTTTGGGGAGATGCAGTGATCACTCCGGTGGAAAGCTCATCCATTTAA